From the genome of Bactrocera oleae isolate idBacOlea1 chromosome 2, idBacOlea1, whole genome shotgun sequence, one region includes:
- the LOC106619955 gene encoding transmembrane protein 135, protein MTNALSRILTPVDCTCKDFNHPWTDSCANASAGILLGAIPYSLRIYTFVYALSLIMRHRIPNLTDLKRTLLGILQSSAFLASNSYSFIMFNCLLRKLIGHYYCATVAFVPCFISSFASILVERPARRPLLTLYVANLATETLWQMAEVRGYVRSIPQGQALIFGISISTLLYLYRLGLHKTTCKDSLFNILRFFVGKTEEGPIVPKEPEAPTPQRSRAPLDFRSINVLVQLYARFLDAAKSRHPSCPHRANCWQYAFVGGIKPFVGGVGLQVALRLIMNLKKIVQMKFDVRKSIFRKQTLDLGIFLGCFSFIYKGVSCTLRHSFGRDDPLFAIPAGLLASVSFTKYPDVTVALYVMWKALQINYNLGIKEGILPHVSGFMLFLYSFCTAVLFHAGILESKTIRPSYFKFLYAISGERINRFNLEPFNIYGQNASEQMQEVSRQLNLVNKSPLPKFSLASWK, encoded by the exons ATGACGAACGCCCTTAGTCGCATCCTGACGCCTGTTGACTGCACCTGCAAAGATTTCAATCATCCATGGACGGATAGCTGTGCAAATGCGTCAGCGGGCATCTTACTGGGCGCAATACCATACAGCTTGCGCATCTACACATTTGTCTATGCG TTATCACTCATAATGCGCCATCGCATACCAAACCTTACCGACCTTAAACGCACCCTACTCGGCATATTACAATCGTCCGCCTTCCTCGCCTCCAATAGCTATTCATTCATTATGTTTAATTGCCTGTTACGTAAATTAATCGGTCACTATTATTGTGCCACTGTTGCTTTCGTACCCTGTTTTATCTCCAGTTTTGCGTCGATACTGGTCGAACGACCAGCACGTCGTCCTCTGTTAACACTGTACGTAGCAAATTTGGCTACGGAGACGCTCTGGCAAATGGCCGAGGTACGCGGTTATGTGCGTTCGATACCACAAGGACAAGCTCTAATCTTCGGCATTAGCATATCAACACTATTGTATCTCTATCGTTTAGGTCTACATAAGACGACGTGTAAAGATTCATTATTCAATATATTACGTTTCTTTGTCGGTAAAACGGAAGAAGGACCGATCGTGCCGAAAGAGCCGGAGGCGCCTACACCGCAACGATCGCGTGCACCACTCGATTTCCGAAGCATAAATGTATTGGTCCAGCTGTATGCACGCTTTTTGGATGCGGCGAAGAGTCGACACCCCTCATGTCCACATCGTGCTAATTGTTGGCAGTATGCGTTTGTGGGTGGTATCAAGCCTTTCGTCGGCGGTGTGGGTCTGCAAGTGGCATTGCGTTTAATTatgaatttaaagaaaattgtaCAAATGAAATTCGATGTGCGGAAGTCTATATTTAGAAAGCAGACACTGGATTTGGGAATATTTTTGGGTTGCTTCTCATTCATATACAAG GGTGTTTCGTGTACCTTGCGGCATAGCTTTGGACGGGATGATCCACTCTTCGCCATACCAGCTGGTCTGTTGGCCAGCGTGTCCTTCACTAAATATCCCGATGTAACGGTGGCATTGTATGTTATGTGGAAAGCATTGCAA ATAAACTACAATTTAGGCATTAAGGAAGGCATTCTTCCGCATGTATCCGGCTTTATGCTATTCTTGTATTCCTTCTGTACGGCTGTACTCTTTCATGCAGGCATTCTCGAATCGAAGACCATACGACCGAGCTACTTTAAATTTCTATATGCGATTTCCGGAGAAAG